ACGATGCCATCAAGTACATTAACGCTCTGAAGGGTACCTCACCGACAACGCCGGAAAAGAAGGATCCCAAGAAGAACTGATTGCTGAAATTCGTATCGTATGGGTATGTCCAAGAAGCTTTACATAGAGACTGTCGGCTGCCAGATGAACGTTCTGGATAGCGAACTGGTCGTTGGTGGTCTGCGTCGCGATGGCTATGAACTCACCCACGAAGCCGTCGACGCCGATGTGATTCTGTTCAACACCTGCAGCGTCCGCGAGCATGCCGAGGAGAAAATCTACTCGGCTCTCGGCCGTCTGGTCGGGCATAAGAAAAGCCATCCCGACAAGGTCATCGGGGTCATTGGCTGCATGGCCCAGAAGGATCAGGAACTGATCCGTCGGCGGGCACCTCACGTCGATATGGTTGTAGGAACCGGTCAATTAGGTCAAATTCCCAGTCTGGTCAAAGTAGTTCAAGAGACCCGACAGCCGCAATACGCTTTAAGTCTCGGTCGGGCGGAAGCCGGCAAAAAAGATGTCGAGGCCAGCTTCGAAAGTTACGATCCGGTTCGCGATCCTTCCATGCGGCCGACTTCCTTCCAGGCCTTTGTCCGCATACAAATCGGTTGCGATAAATTCTGCACCTACTGCGTCGTTCCCAGCACTCGAGGACCCGAGCAAAGCCGTCACCCCAATCAGATTTGGGGTGAAGTCAAGCAACTCGCAGACGAGGGATGTAAGGAAATTACACTTTTGGGGCAGACGGTCAACAGCTACGAGTTCGAGCATGGCGATGGCCGCCGCACACGGTTGAGTGATCTGATTGCCGGGATGCACGAAGTTCCGGGCATCGAAAGAATCAAGTTTGTAACCAACTATCCGAAAGACATGACCGATGATCTTTTGGATGCCGTGCGGGAATTGCCGAAAGCGGTGAAATACCTGCACGTGCCCGTGCAATCGGGCTGCAATGAAGTTCTGAAACGCATGAAGCGCATGTATAGCGTGGAATTCTACCGTGAAATGCTGCAGCGTTGCCGGGAGAAAGTTCCAGGAGTGGCGATTTCCAGCGATTTCATAGTCGGGTTTTGCGGTGAAACCGAGGAAGCATTTCAGAAAACCTGCGATCTAGTGCGCGAATCCCGGTTCAAGAATAGCTTCATATTCAAATACAGTAAACGCCCGGGCACCAAGGCCGACGATCTCTATCCGGATGATATCCCGGAAGAGGTGAAGAAGCGGCGTAATAACGATCTGCTGGCGATTCAGAACGCGAACAGTCTGGCCGACCATAAATCCAAAGTGGGCGAAACCGTTTCTGTGCTGGTGGAAGGGCCGAGCAAACTTGGAATGAAGCAGACCTCTGGCCCGATTCAGCTAGCCGGCCGGTCGATGACGGATCACATTGTTGTTTTTGACGGGAACCCGCGGTTAATCGGCCAGACCATCGATGTAAGGGTGCACGAAGCCAGCCCGTTCACTCTTTATGGTCAGGCAGTCACTACCGATCTGCAGAAAACCGAAACCTGGAGTGAGCCAGTCAGCTATCCCAAAGATCCGGCGAATGATCGTCGCCTGGGATTGCCGCTGGTCTGATCATTCCTCGCGATTCGATCGTCGGCTGACGACGGCCTGATTGACCAGGGAATTCGACGCAGCCCGCGGCGAAGGATCTTTGCCCATGCTCATCTGTCGGGCCTCATTTTCCATTCGACCCGCCTTCAGCAGCAGGATTCGCTGTCGACCTTCTTTGCCCTCACCATAAGCGAAGGAGCGATAGCCGACGGTGTCCTCGCGCAGCGGACTGGTACCGATGATAATATGCTCGTCCGGATTCAAGGAGATCTTCCAGGAGAGGTTCGTCAACTTATTCGACATCTTGCTGGCCGCCCAGATTACATAGCTGCCGTTCTTACGATCCAGACTTTGAATCTCGGGAGTAAATTCGAGAAGGATTTTGTCTTCCCCGTCTTTTTTAGCTGTGAAAAGAATGCCGAAATCCGCATCGAAGAAGGTCGTCTTGCCGCCGTCGGGTGCTTCGAGACCCGGAATCAGCAGATCGCACTTGGGTACTGGTTTGCTAACTACGAGTCGGAATTCGCTATCGAAGTAGAGTCGGCGCTGACGATGGCCGACATCGGTTTGTGGGTTGGCAATCATCGATTGCAAGGAAGAAGGCAGCACGTTTCCAAAGCGCCCTACGCGATAGCCGTTGGATTCCACAGTGGCGCGTTTTTCGACTTCGACAACCTGCTCGTCGGCGTCCGCCCAAATTTCCTTATCGAGTTTGAGATCGGCCATCGGCCGTTCGATGAGCGCGTATTCAATGAACAGGGCATTAGGGCCTGACGGACCGGCCGACTGCCGGAAGCGATCCAGCCAATCCGATGGCCGAGTCGATTTAGAGTCGAGACAACCCGTAAGGCTGGTGCAGAATAAGAGTGCAGCCAGCAATCCTTGCCAGTTCATACGAACGTCCTTGTCCGTCTAGTGAGGGGTGCAGCAATATCCGCGTTTGCGGCTTCTGTCAATTCCGGAATGCTAGAATGAGAGTACTATGCAATTTGCCGGCCTTCTCGAAATTGTCTACGAAGACAACCATTTGATAGCCGTGAATAAACCGGCCGGCTGGTCCAGCGCGCATTTTGACGGCGAAAATGATTCGTTGGATCAATTGGTGAAGCTGCACTTGAAAGAGAAGTACGGTAAACCGGGTAATGTTTTTTTGGGAGTGGTACATCGCCTGGATAAACCGGTGACCGGCGTGCTACTTTTCGCGAGGACCTCCAAGGCCGCCGCCCGTCTCTCGGAGCAGTTTCGGGAGAACACCATTGTGAAAAAATATTGGGCCGTCGCCGAAGTCGAAACGGGCCAAAAAACTTCTCTCAGCACTGAGCTTGTAGGGACTCTGGAGGACTGGCTCTTTCACGACGATGCGAAAAAATTGGTCCGCGTGGTGGAGAAAGAGATACCCGGAGCGAAGTTGAGTCGGTTGCATTACTTTCAAAAAGCGCTCTATCAGGAAAAAATCTTTTTTGAATTGGAACCTCAGTCCGGCCGAAAGCACCAGCTTCGCGTACAACTGGCCTCCCGGGGTTCACCGATTATTGGTGATCGGAAATACGGATCCCGTTTTACTTTTGGTGATGGAATAGCCTTGCATGCTCGGGAACTGACGTTCATCCATCCTATTCGGCATGAACCGATAACGCTCCGTGCGGAGTTGCCGAAGATCTGGAGGAGTTCCTTCGCCCATCTTTTACAAGAAGCTAAGCTGCTATGACTTTTTTCGATCAGATACTCAAGGCGATTCAGAAAGACCCGGGGAATCGGGGCTTGGCAAAAAATCCAGAACGCAATTTATTCAACCAGTTTCCCAACGATTTCCAGGGGGCCTGCCAGTCGATTGCCGAGAATCTGAAGCCCCGCATTATGATAGTGACGGGCTTTATCATTCCCAGCGTATCCCCGCCCCTCGGAGAAACCGACGGACCGCTAGGCGCTGTGTTTCTGAGCAAGACGTTAACAGAATTAGCCATTCCGGTAGAAATCTGGACCGATTCATTTGCCATCTCGGCTATCGCGGCCGGTTTGGAAGTCCTGGGACTAAAAGAGGAAATCCCACTGCAAGGAATTCCGACCAAATTGAAGAAGGAGCACTACTCTCGCCTCGATAGCTTCACCCATATTATCGCGCTGGAACGAGTCGGCCCGAATCATGTGACCGATTCCATTCGTAATCAGCAGCAGGCGATTCTAGGACACCAGAAGTGGTTGGCGCAAGGTTCACCTCAGGCTTCCGCCATTGAGATAGCCGCGTTCGAGAATGCGGTCGAACCGAAAAAACGCAATTGCTGCTATACCATGCGCGGGCAGGACATCACCGAATTGATGCAGCCCGCCCATTTGCTGATGCCCGAAGCGGAACAGGAAAAGCGGCCGGTGACCATCGGTATCGGCGACGGCGGCAATGAGATCGGCATGGGGAAAATGCCCTATTCGATTATTGCCGAGAACATAACGCAAGGCGGATTAATCGCCTGCCGGGTGCCCACGGATTATCTGATCGTGGCCGGGGTAAGCAACTGGGGCGCGTATGCTCTGGCGGCGGGAATCGGACTGGCTCGAAATGCTAATGCGGTCGAGCTATTTCATGCGGAGCTGGAGAAGGAAGTTCTCGAAAAGATGGTGCGTCAGGGGCCACTGGTCGATGGTGTTACCGGAAAGAAAACGCCGACGGTCGATGGTCTGAGCTGGGAGCAATATGTGGAACCATTTAATGAGATTCGAACTATACTATCAGAATTATGAACTCCCGCTATCTCACCGGATTGGATGTTCGCCGAGCCGCCCGCAATGGGCTGCTCACCTCCCCCACGCCGGGACTGGCTCCTGGTTTCGTTCAGGCCAATCTGGTGATCGTTCCCAAAGATCTCGCCTTCGATTTTCTGCTCTTCTGTCAGCGCAATCCCAAGCCTTGCCCGCTTCTGGATGTCACCGAACCGGGCGATCCCACCCCGCGAAACCTCGCGCCCGGGGCCGATCTTCGAACCGATCTGCCGGGTTATCGGATCTACCGACAGGGCGAGTTGGTGGACGAAGTGACCGATGTCACTCCTTACTGGCAGAGCGATCTGGTTTCGTTCCTGATTGGCTGTTCATTCACATTCGAGAATGCTTTACTCGTAGCGGGGCTGCCGATACGGCATATCCAGCAAGGCCGTAACGTACCGATGTATCGGACCAATATCGACTGCCAGCCGGCCGGTCGTTTCCATGGCCCGATGGTCGTTTCCATGCGGCCCATGACGCCGGCTCAGGCGATTCAGGCGACTAATATTTGTGCTCGTTTTCCGCAATCCCATGGTTCACCGATCCATTTTGGGGATCCGACGGCCATCGGGATTCACAATCTCGCGCATCCCGATTATGGTGAGGCAGTCGATATTTTC
The genomic region above belongs to Telmatocola sphagniphila and contains:
- a CDS encoding RluA family pseudouridine synthase, with the translated sequence MQFAGLLEIVYEDNHLIAVNKPAGWSSAHFDGENDSLDQLVKLHLKEKYGKPGNVFLGVVHRLDKPVTGVLLFARTSKAAARLSEQFRENTIVKKYWAVAEVETGQKTSLSTELVGTLEDWLFHDDAKKLVRVVEKEIPGAKLSRLHYFQKALYQEKIFFELEPQSGRKHQLRVQLASRGSPIIGDRKYGSRFTFGDGIALHARELTFIHPIRHEPITLRAELPKIWRSSFAHLLQEAKLL
- the miaB gene encoding tRNA (N6-isopentenyl adenosine(37)-C2)-methylthiotransferase MiaB translates to MSKKLYIETVGCQMNVLDSELVVGGLRRDGYELTHEAVDADVILFNTCSVREHAEEKIYSALGRLVGHKKSHPDKVIGVIGCMAQKDQELIRRRAPHVDMVVGTGQLGQIPSLVKVVQETRQPQYALSLGRAEAGKKDVEASFESYDPVRDPSMRPTSFQAFVRIQIGCDKFCTYCVVPSTRGPEQSRHPNQIWGEVKQLADEGCKEITLLGQTVNSYEFEHGDGRRTRLSDLIAGMHEVPGIERIKFVTNYPKDMTDDLLDAVRELPKAVKYLHVPVQSGCNEVLKRMKRMYSVEFYREMLQRCREKVPGVAISSDFIVGFCGETEEAFQKTCDLVRESRFKNSFIFKYSKRPGTKADDLYPDDIPEEVKKRRNNDLLAIQNANSLADHKSKVGETVSVLVEGPSKLGMKQTSGPIQLAGRSMTDHIVVFDGNPRLIGQTIDVRVHEASPFTLYGQAVTTDLQKTETWSEPVSYPKDPANDRRLGLPLV
- a CDS encoding glutamate cyclase domain-containing protein; its protein translation is MTFFDQILKAIQKDPGNRGLAKNPERNLFNQFPNDFQGACQSIAENLKPRIMIVTGFIIPSVSPPLGETDGPLGAVFLSKTLTELAIPVEIWTDSFAISAIAAGLEVLGLKEEIPLQGIPTKLKKEHYSRLDSFTHIIALERVGPNHVTDSIRNQQQAILGHQKWLAQGSPQASAIEIAAFENAVEPKKRNCCYTMRGQDITELMQPAHLLMPEAEQEKRPVTIGIGDGGNEIGMGKMPYSIIAENITQGGLIACRVPTDYLIVAGVSNWGAYALAAGIGLARNANAVELFHAELEKEVLEKMVRQGPLVDGVTGKKTPTVDGLSWEQYVEPFNEIRTILSEL
- a CDS encoding putative hydro-lyase; the protein is MNSRYLTGLDVRRAARNGLLTSPTPGLAPGFVQANLVIVPKDLAFDFLLFCQRNPKPCPLLDVTEPGDPTPRNLAPGADLRTDLPGYRIYRQGELVDEVTDVTPYWQSDLVSFLIGCSFTFENALLVAGLPIRHIQQGRNVPMYRTNIDCQPAGRFHGPMVVSMRPMTPAQAIQATNICARFPQSHGSPIHFGDPTAIGIHNLAHPDYGEAVDIFPGEIPVFWACGVTPQAVAVASRLPFLITHKPGHMFVSDKKETAG